The proteins below come from a single Asanoa ferruginea genomic window:
- a CDS encoding VWA domain-containing protein: MSTAYPFSAVVGLADLRQALLLNAVAPVIGGVLVRGEKGTAKSTMVRALAALLPDIAVVAGCRFACDPAAPDPGCPDGPHPAGDPLVRRSRLVELPVGATEDRVVGTLDVQRFLTEGTKAYEPGLLAAAHRGALYVDEVNLLPDHLVDLLLDSAAMGRAFVERDGVSLRHAARFLLVGTMNPEEGEPRPQLVDRFGLVVEVGAPTEPGDRAEVVRRRLAYEADPEGFAARFAEADADTAERIVAARARLPKVTLPDPALDRIARICLAYGVDGLRADIVIARTAVALAAWRDRSVVTDREVDDAARLALPHRRRRDPFDPPGADQQALDDALAQAGESEAPDGPGPEPDDPGPNDGGARPDGPQPDDRGPSEGGPGPDDPRPDAGGPGSGGAAAPDAEDRPGGAPATAPPATPAPIGATYRTRTLTARSRGRYGHSGRRSPAYAARGRVAGSRAPRGRIGALHLPDTVLAAARDHLVERIGAVHLPDTAPARVRDRRGRRIVIRQQHLREAVHIGREANLVLFVVDASGSMAARQRMATVKRAVLSLLRDAYQRRDTVGMITFRDRDATTVLRPTASHEVGVRRLADLRTGGRTPLAAGLTAAARTLAGERRRDPLRRPLLVVVTDGRFTRGPDPRTVAPALAGVPSVVVDCESGPVRLGMARTLAGALDAEYLPLAALSARALKAV, from the coding sequence ATGAGCACCGCCTACCCGTTCTCCGCCGTCGTCGGCCTGGCCGACCTGCGCCAGGCCCTGCTGCTCAACGCCGTCGCACCGGTGATCGGCGGCGTGCTGGTGCGCGGCGAGAAGGGCACTGCCAAATCGACGATGGTACGCGCCCTCGCCGCACTGCTGCCCGACATCGCAGTGGTCGCCGGCTGCCGGTTCGCCTGCGACCCTGCCGCACCGGACCCTGGTTGTCCCGACGGCCCGCACCCGGCCGGTGATCCGCTGGTGCGCCGTTCCCGGCTGGTCGAGTTGCCGGTCGGCGCCACCGAGGACCGGGTCGTCGGCACACTCGACGTGCAGCGGTTCCTGACCGAGGGCACCAAGGCCTACGAGCCGGGCCTGCTGGCCGCCGCGCACCGCGGCGCGCTCTACGTCGACGAGGTCAACCTGCTCCCCGACCACCTGGTCGACCTGCTGCTCGACTCGGCCGCGATGGGCCGCGCGTTCGTCGAGCGCGACGGCGTCTCGCTCCGACACGCCGCCCGCTTCCTGCTCGTGGGCACGATGAATCCGGAGGAGGGCGAGCCGCGACCGCAACTCGTCGACCGGTTCGGGCTGGTCGTCGAGGTCGGCGCACCCACCGAGCCCGGCGACCGGGCCGAGGTGGTCCGTCGCCGGCTGGCCTACGAGGCCGATCCCGAAGGTTTCGCGGCCCGCTTCGCCGAGGCCGACGCCGACACCGCCGAACGGATCGTCGCGGCCCGGGCCCGGCTGCCCAAGGTCACGCTGCCCGACCCAGCGCTGGACCGGATCGCCCGGATCTGCCTGGCCTACGGGGTCGACGGGCTGCGGGCCGACATCGTCATCGCCCGCACGGCCGTGGCGCTGGCCGCCTGGCGCGACCGGTCGGTCGTCACCGACCGAGAGGTCGACGACGCGGCCCGGCTGGCCCTGCCGCACCGGCGCCGGCGCGACCCGTTCGACCCGCCGGGCGCCGACCAGCAGGCCCTCGACGACGCGCTGGCCCAGGCCGGCGAGTCTGAAGCGCCCGACGGTCCCGGACCCGAGCCGGACGATCCAGGCCCGAACGACGGCGGCGCACGGCCGGACGGCCCGCAGCCGGACGACCGTGGACCAAGCGAAGGCGGTCCTGGACCGGATGACCCGCGGCCTGACGCCGGCGGACCGGGCAGTGGCGGCGCCGCCGCGCCCGACGCCGAGGACCGGCCGGGCGGCGCCCCTGCCACTGCGCCGCCGGCCACGCCCGCCCCAATCGGTGCCACCTACAGGACCCGCACGCTGACCGCCCGATCCCGGGGCCGGTATGGCCACAGTGGACGACGCTCACCCGCCTACGCGGCCCGGGGCCGGGTCGCCGGTTCACGGGCGCCGCGCGGCCGGATCGGCGCCCTGCACCTGCCGGACACCGTGCTAGCCGCCGCCCGCGACCACCTCGTCGAGCGGATCGGGGCCGTGCACCTGCCGGACACCGCGCCGGCCCGCGTCCGCGACCGCCGCGGCCGCCGGATCGTGATCCGGCAGCAGCACCTCCGCGAGGCCGTCCACATCGGACGTGAGGCCAACCTGGTGCTGTTCGTGGTCGACGCGTCGGGTTCGATGGCGGCCCGGCAGCGGATGGCGACCGTCAAGCGGGCGGTGCTGTCGTTGCTCCGCGACGCCTACCAGCGCCGTGACACGGTTGGCATGATCACGTTCCGGGACCGCGACGCGACGACCGTACTGCGGCCCACCGCCAGCCACGAGGTCGGCGTGCGCCGGCTGGCCGATCTGCGCACCGGCGGGCGTACCCCGCTCGCCGCCGGGCTGACCGCCGCCGCGCGCACGCTGGCCGGCGAGCGCCGCCGTGACCCGCTGCGCCGGCCGCTGCTGGTCGTCGTCACCGACGGCCGGTTCACCCGCGGCCCCGATCCGCGCACGGTCGCGCCGGCGCTGGCCGGTGTGCCGAGCGTCGTGGTCGACTGCGAGAGCGGCCCGGTCCGGCTCGGGATGGCACGCACGCTGGCCGGCGCGCTGGACGCCGAATACCTGCCGCTGGCGGCGCTGTCCGCCCGCGCGCTGAAGGCGGTGTGA
- a CDS encoding (2Fe-2S)-binding protein, whose protein sequence is MPLHRTAAAGPALAASAAIGPYFAWEAWSAGAGWHPFTDLLTASVAAQRVAVARSTLVSAFGLTEEDVPVRVVASVYFMGVAARLLSPPLGAAVAGGALPLATRANLWWRPVPAGPMPVAYGVVPALPTADLSPAEVASALVAGPLAETVTPLLELFRTAFLLSPQVLWGNVASALAGAVGVLADTMPRHAARAGEVLDHALTLAPLAGAGTVVRPDPEQARRFLVRSNCCLYYRIPGGGTCGDCVLTPEADRQRHWSSLLQ, encoded by the coding sequence GTGCCGCTCCACCGAACCGCCGCCGCGGGTCCGGCTCTGGCGGCCTCTGCCGCGATCGGGCCCTATTTCGCATGGGAGGCATGGTCGGCGGGAGCGGGCTGGCACCCCTTCACCGACCTGCTGACCGCGTCCGTCGCCGCACAGCGGGTCGCCGTCGCCCGATCGACCCTGGTCAGTGCGTTCGGACTGACCGAAGAGGACGTTCCGGTCCGGGTGGTGGCGTCCGTCTACTTCATGGGCGTGGCCGCCCGATTGCTGTCACCGCCGTTGGGCGCGGCCGTCGCGGGTGGCGCGCTGCCGCTGGCGACCCGGGCCAACCTGTGGTGGCGCCCGGTGCCGGCCGGCCCGATGCCGGTCGCCTACGGCGTGGTCCCGGCCCTGCCGACCGCCGACCTGTCGCCGGCCGAGGTGGCGTCGGCGCTGGTGGCGGGGCCGCTGGCGGAGACGGTGACGCCGCTGCTCGAGCTGTTCCGGACGGCGTTCCTGCTCTCCCCGCAGGTGCTGTGGGGCAACGTGGCGTCGGCGCTGGCCGGTGCCGTCGGCGTGCTGGCCGACACCATGCCGCGGCACGCCGCACGGGCCGGCGAGGTGCTCGACCACGCGCTGACCCTGGCCCCGCTGGCCGGCGCGGGCACGGTGGTGCGCCCCGACCCGGAGCAGGCGCGGCGGTTCCTGGTGCGGTCCAACTGCTGTCTCTACTACCGGATCCCCGGCGGCGGCACCTGCGGCGACTGCGTGCTGACCCCGGAGGCCGACCGGCAGCGACACTGGTCGAGCCTGCTCCAGTAG
- the cobO gene encoding cob(I)yrinic acid a,c-diamide adenosyltransferase: protein MPQGKVESVPDDGLTTRERRRQPLLAVHTGTGKGKSTAAFGMALRAWNAGWPIVVFQFVKSPKWRVGEETALTALGAHHAATGVGAPVTWHKMGEGWSWLARPGDERDHAAEAAEGWAQVKRDLAAERYRFYVLDEFTYPMKWGWVDVDEVVATLGARPGNQHVLVTGRDAAPALIEAADLVTEMTKVKHPMDAGRKGQQGIEW from the coding sequence ATGCCACAGGGCAAGGTGGAAAGCGTTCCCGACGACGGCCTGACCACCCGCGAGCGGCGGCGGCAGCCACTGCTGGCGGTGCACACCGGCACCGGCAAGGGCAAGTCGACGGCGGCGTTCGGGATGGCGCTGCGGGCCTGGAACGCGGGCTGGCCGATCGTCGTCTTCCAGTTCGTGAAGAGTCCGAAGTGGCGGGTCGGCGAAGAGACGGCGCTGACCGCGCTGGGCGCGCACCACGCGGCCACCGGCGTGGGCGCACCGGTCACCTGGCACAAGATGGGCGAGGGCTGGTCGTGGCTGGCCCGGCCGGGCGACGAGCGCGACCACGCGGCCGAGGCCGCCGAGGGCTGGGCGCAGGTCAAGCGCGACCTGGCCGCCGAGCGTTACCGGTTCTATGTGCTCGACGAGTTCACGTACCCGATGAAATGGGGTTGGGTCGACGTCGACGAGGTGGTGGCGACGCTCGGCGCGCGGCCCGGCAACCAGCACGTGCTCGTCACCGGGCGCGACGCGGCGCCCGCGCTGATCGAGGCGGCCGACCTGGTCACCGAGATGACCAAGGTCAAGCACCCGATGGACGCCGGCCGCAAGGGACAGCAGGGCATCGAGTGGTAG
- the cobN gene encoding cobaltochelatase subunit CobN codes for MTPTFLLLSTADTDLLAASATSADATWRVANPARLTTDDLPDLLDGVAGVVLRLLGGRRTWPEGVDAVVAAGIPVVAVGGEAVPDAELTALSTVPAGVVADAQRYLVAGGPDNLRELHRFLADTLLMAGEGFAAPVEFPSFGRHGAAADKTGPTIGIVFYRAHALAGNTEFVDTLADAVANAGGTPMPVYAASLRSAETGLYELLEGCDALIVTVLAAGGTTAADASAGGADDAWSVEALAGLDVPVLQGLCLTTSRAAWHDSNAALTPMDAAMQVAIPEFDGRLITVPFSFKEPGPDGVPVYRADPERAARVAGIAVAHARLRALPNAEKRVAIVLSSYPTKHSRVGNAVGLDTPASAVALLADLKDAGYDVGDVPTDGDTLIHTLIAAGGHDVEWLTEEQLAAAPIRVPGADYAEWFAATAPSLRDEMTRHWGPAPGELYVDNGDIVLAGLRYGNVTLMIQPPRGFGENPIAIYHDSDLPPSHHYLAAYRWLASNVDAVIHLGKHGTLEWLPGKGLGLSKECAPDAVLGDLPLIYPFVVNDPGEGTQAKRRGHATIVDHLVPPMARADTYGDMARLEQLLDEYATVAALDPDKVPTLRAQIWTLIRAAELHHDLHVQDQPGEDDFDDFVLHVDGYLCEIKDSLIRDGLHILGAAPAGEARINMVLAILRARQVWGGRRGALPGLREALGAHLGLDDTALESDELEEVARRLVVAMETADWAPTAATTVATEILGAAPAGVVDVLRFAATEVVPRLEATTDEITAVKHALDGGYVAAGPSGSPTRGLVNVLPTGRNFYSVDPKAIPSRNAWDVGRALADSLLARHREDTGTWPALVGLTVWGTSAMRTQGDDIAEVLALIGCRPVWDDASRRVTGFEIVPLAELGRPRIDVTVRISGFFRDAFPHVIALLDDAVAAVAALDERDEDNFVRAHALADQAEHGDWRRATTRIFGSKPGAYGAGLLPLIDARNWRDDRDLAEVYAVWGGYAYGRGLDGRAARGDLETVYRRMAVAAKNVDTREHDIADSDDYFQYHGGMVAMVRSLRGTDPAAYIGDSHRPDDVRTRSLAEETKRVFRARVVNPRWIEAMRRHGYKGAFELAATVDYLFGYDATAGVVDDWMYEKLAAAYVLDPSVREFLDKSNPWALRGITERLLEAAERGLWASPEPETIEALRAEYLRTEGDLEGN; via the coding sequence GTGACCCCGACGTTCCTGTTGCTCTCGACCGCCGACACCGACTTGCTGGCCGCGAGCGCCACCAGCGCCGACGCGACCTGGCGGGTCGCCAACCCGGCCCGGCTGACCACCGACGACCTGCCCGACCTGCTCGACGGCGTGGCCGGTGTGGTGTTGCGGCTGCTGGGCGGCCGGCGCACCTGGCCCGAGGGCGTCGACGCGGTGGTCGCGGCCGGCATTCCGGTCGTCGCGGTCGGTGGCGAGGCGGTGCCGGACGCCGAGCTCACCGCCCTCTCGACGGTGCCGGCCGGCGTGGTCGCCGACGCGCAGCGCTATCTCGTCGCGGGCGGGCCGGACAACCTGCGTGAGCTGCACCGGTTCCTCGCCGACACGCTGCTGATGGCCGGCGAGGGCTTCGCGGCACCGGTCGAGTTCCCGTCCTTCGGCCGGCACGGTGCCGCAGCGGACAAGACCGGGCCGACGATCGGCATCGTCTTCTACCGGGCACACGCGCTGGCCGGCAACACCGAGTTCGTCGACACCCTCGCGGACGCGGTGGCAAACGCCGGCGGCACGCCGATGCCGGTCTACGCCGCCTCCCTGCGCTCCGCCGAGACCGGCCTCTACGAGCTGCTCGAGGGCTGCGACGCGCTGATCGTGACGGTCCTCGCGGCCGGCGGCACGACCGCGGCCGACGCGTCCGCGGGTGGCGCCGACGACGCCTGGTCGGTCGAGGCACTGGCCGGGCTCGACGTACCCGTGCTGCAAGGTTTGTGTCTGACCACCTCGCGGGCGGCCTGGCACGACTCGAACGCGGCGCTGACCCCGATGGACGCCGCGATGCAGGTGGCCATCCCCGAGTTCGACGGCCGCCTGATCACGGTGCCGTTCTCGTTCAAGGAGCCCGGCCCCGACGGTGTCCCGGTCTACCGCGCCGACCCCGAGCGGGCCGCCCGGGTCGCCGGCATCGCCGTCGCGCACGCCCGCCTCCGCGCGCTACCCAACGCTGAGAAGCGCGTGGCCATCGTCCTGTCGTCCTACCCGACCAAGCACTCCCGGGTCGGCAACGCGGTCGGCCTCGACACCCCCGCGTCGGCGGTGGCGCTGCTGGCCGATCTGAAAGACGCCGGCTACGACGTGGGCGACGTGCCCACCGACGGTGACACCCTGATCCACACGCTGATCGCGGCCGGCGGCCACGACGTCGAGTGGTTGACCGAGGAGCAACTCGCGGCCGCGCCGATCCGGGTGCCCGGGGCCGACTACGCCGAGTGGTTCGCCGCGACCGCGCCATCGCTCCGCGACGAGATGACCCGGCACTGGGGCCCGGCGCCGGGCGAGCTCTACGTCGACAACGGCGACATCGTGCTGGCCGGCCTGCGCTACGGCAACGTCACGCTGATGATCCAGCCGCCGCGCGGTTTCGGCGAGAACCCGATCGCGATCTACCACGACTCCGACCTCCCGCCGTCGCACCACTACCTGGCCGCCTACCGCTGGCTGGCGTCCAACGTGGACGCCGTCATCCACCTCGGCAAGCACGGCACGCTGGAGTGGCTGCCCGGCAAGGGGCTCGGCCTGTCGAAGGAGTGCGCGCCCGACGCCGTGCTCGGCGACCTGCCGCTGATCTACCCGTTCGTGGTCAACGACCCGGGCGAGGGCACCCAGGCCAAGCGGCGCGGCCACGCCACGATCGTCGACCACCTGGTGCCGCCGATGGCCCGCGCCGACACCTACGGCGACATGGCCCGCCTCGAACAACTCCTCGACGAGTACGCCACCGTCGCCGCCCTCGACCCCGACAAGGTGCCGACGCTGCGGGCGCAGATCTGGACCCTGATCCGCGCCGCCGAGTTGCACCACGACCTGCACGTGCAGGACCAGCCCGGCGAAGACGACTTCGACGACTTCGTGCTGCACGTCGACGGCTACCTGTGTGAGATCAAGGACTCGCTGATCCGCGACGGCCTGCACATCCTGGGCGCGGCGCCGGCCGGCGAGGCGCGGATCAACATGGTGCTGGCGATCCTGCGCGCCCGCCAGGTCTGGGGTGGCCGCCGCGGCGCGCTGCCGGGCCTGCGCGAGGCGCTCGGCGCCCACCTCGGTCTCGACGACACCGCCCTGGAGAGCGATGAGCTCGAAGAGGTCGCGCGCCGCCTGGTGGTCGCCATGGAGACCGCGGACTGGGCTCCAACGGCGGCCACCACTGTGGCGACCGAGATCCTGGGAGCCGCGCCCGCCGGCGTGGTCGACGTGCTCCGCTTCGCCGCGACCGAGGTGGTGCCCCGGCTGGAGGCGACCACCGACGAGATCACGGCGGTCAAGCACGCCCTGGACGGCGGCTACGTCGCCGCCGGACCGTCCGGCTCGCCCACCCGCGGCCTGGTCAACGTGCTGCCGACCGGCCGCAACTTCTACTCCGTCGACCCGAAGGCGATCCCCTCCCGCAACGCCTGGGACGTCGGCCGCGCGCTGGCCGACTCGCTGCTGGCCCGGCACCGCGAGGACACCGGCACCTGGCCGGCCCTGGTCGGGCTGACCGTGTGGGGCACCAGCGCGATGCGTACCCAGGGCGACGACATCGCCGAAGTGCTAGCGCTGATCGGTTGCCGGCCGGTCTGGGACGACGCGTCCCGGCGGGTCACCGGTTTCGAGATCGTGCCCCTGGCCGAACTCGGCCGGCCCCGGATCGATGTCACGGTGCGCATCTCGGGCTTCTTCCGCGACGCGTTCCCGCACGTGATCGCGCTGCTCGACGACGCGGTCGCGGCGGTCGCCGCCCTCGACGAACGCGACGAGGACAACTTCGTGCGCGCGCACGCGCTGGCCGACCAGGCCGAGCACGGCGACTGGCGACGGGCGACCACCAGGATCTTCGGTTCCAAGCCGGGCGCGTACGGTGCCGGCCTGTTGCCCTTGATCGACGCCCGCAACTGGCGTGACGATCGCGACCTGGCCGAGGTCTACGCGGTCTGGGGTGGCTACGCCTACGGGCGCGGGCTGGACGGCCGGGCGGCGCGCGGCGACCTCGAGACCGTCTACCGGCGGATGGCGGTCGCGGCCAAGAACGTCGACACCCGCGAGCACGACATCGCCGACTCCGACGACTACTTCCAGTACCACGGCGGCATGGTCGCGATGGTGCGCTCCCTGCGCGGCACCGACCCGGCGGCCTACATCGGCGACTCGCACCGCCCCGATGACGTGCGCACGCGCTCACTGGCGGAAGAGACCAAGCGGGTGTTCCGGGCACGCGTCGTCAACCCGCGCTGGATCGAGGCGATGCGCCGGCACGGCTACAAGGGCGCGTTCGAACTCGCGGCGACGGTCGACTACCTCTTCGGGTACGACGCCACCGCCGGCGTCGTCGACGACTGGATGTATGAGAAGCTCGCCGCCGCCTACGTGCTCGACCCGTCGGTGCGCGAGTTCCTCGACAAGTCCAACCCCTGGGCCCTGCGCGGGATCACCGAGCGGTTGCTGGAGGCCGCCGAGCGCGGCCTGTGGGCATCGCCGGAGCCGGAGACCATCGAAGCGCTGCGTGCGGAATACCTTCGAACTGAAGGGGATCTCGAAGGGAATTAG
- the cobI gene encoding precorrin-2 C(20)-methyltransferase, giving the protein MRLIGVGVGPGDPELMTLKGVRALATAGRVFVPVLDPADLGRAEATVRAHAAHDRIERLVFALNEREDAGRRERYWDAAGRRVADWLRETGGTAAFATIGDPNVYATFGYLASTVRALVPSVEVSTIPGITAMQALAAAAGRPLVEGGEELVLLPMARGDLAPLHEALARDATVVVYKGGRHMAAIAEAAAGRGAVVGTHLGLPDEKVQPLDAVDGALPYLATVLIPAVRHRRGGKL; this is encoded by the coding sequence ATGCGCCTGATCGGAGTCGGTGTCGGGCCCGGTGATCCGGAGCTGATGACCCTCAAGGGGGTACGCGCCCTGGCCACCGCCGGCCGGGTGTTCGTGCCGGTCCTGGACCCCGCCGATCTCGGGCGGGCGGAGGCGACCGTGCGGGCACACGCCGCACACGACCGGATCGAGCGGCTGGTGTTCGCGCTCAACGAGCGGGAGGACGCCGGGCGGCGGGAGCGCTACTGGGACGCGGCCGGCCGCCGGGTCGCCGACTGGTTGCGGGAGACCGGCGGCACGGCCGCGTTCGCGACGATCGGCGACCCCAACGTGTACGCCACCTTCGGCTACCTGGCTTCGACCGTGCGCGCCCTGGTGCCGTCGGTCGAGGTTTCCACCATCCCGGGGATCACCGCGATGCAGGCGCTGGCCGCGGCGGCCGGACGACCGCTGGTCGAGGGCGGCGAGGAACTCGTGCTGCTCCCGATGGCCCGCGGCGACCTGGCTCCGCTGCACGAGGCGCTGGCGCGCGACGCCACCGTCGTGGTCTACAAGGGCGGCCGGCACATGGCCGCGATCGCCGAGGCGGCGGCCGGGCGGGGCGCCGTGGTCGGCACCCACCTCGGGCTGCCCGACGAGAAGGTGCAGCCGCTCGACGCGGTCGACGGCGCACTGCCATACCTGGCGACGGTGCTCATCCCGGCCGTACGCCATCGACGGGGAGGAAAGCTGTGA
- a CDS encoding cobalt-precorrin-6A reductase, giving the protein MTTTVLILGGTTEARELAALLATDADLRVVTSYAGRTSEPRQPAGETRTGGFGGADGLQDWLARNAPAILVDATHPFAETVSAHAAAAHGVPRLRLVRPGWTAQPGDRWNRVPNLATAAAVLPTHGARAFITTGRQRLATFLTNPACAALPLLLVRCVEPPAEDLPANVELLVDRGPFTLDHERELLERHAIDVVVAKDSGGDATRAKLDAARERGVPVILVNRPWTVALPTVDTPAAAAERVRELLSGA; this is encoded by the coding sequence GTGACGACGACCGTCCTGATCCTCGGCGGCACCACCGAAGCCCGCGAACTCGCCGCGCTCCTGGCAACGGATGCGGACCTGCGGGTGGTCACCTCCTACGCCGGCCGCACCAGCGAGCCGCGGCAACCGGCCGGCGAGACCAGGACGGGCGGCTTCGGCGGCGCCGACGGCCTCCAGGACTGGCTGGCCCGGAACGCACCCGCGATCCTGGTCGACGCGACCCACCCCTTCGCCGAGACGGTCAGCGCGCACGCGGCCGCGGCACACGGCGTACCCCGGCTGCGTCTTGTTCGTCCAGGATGGACGGCGCAACCCGGCGACCGGTGGAACCGGGTGCCCAACCTGGCGACGGCCGCCGCCGTGCTGCCCACCCACGGTGCCCGCGCGTTCATCACCACCGGCCGCCAGCGGCTTGCGACATTCCTCACCAACCCCGCCTGCGCGGCGCTCCCCCTGCTGCTCGTCCGCTGCGTCGAGCCACCAGCCGAAGACCTGCCGGCCAACGTGGAGCTGCTGGTGGATCGTGGCCCGTTCACCCTCGACCACGAGCGTGAGCTGCTGGAACGGCACGCGATCGACGTCGTCGTCGCCAAGGACAGCGGCGGCGACGCCACCCGCGCCAAGCTCGACGCCGCCCGCGAGCGCGGCGTCCCGGTCATCCTGGTCAACCGTCCGTGGACGGTCGCGCTGCCCACCGTCGACACACCCGCCGCTGCCGCCGAGCGGGTGCGCGAACTACTGTCCGGGGCGTGA
- a CDS encoding cobyrinate a,c-diamide synthase, which produces MVATPRIVVAAPGSGHGKTTVAGGLMAAFTARGQAVAGFKVGPDYIDPGYHALASGRPARNLDPVMVGTERIAPLFAHGAAGADLAIVEGVMGLFDGRAHAGEHGSTAQVAKLLSAPVLLVVDGSAVGRSVAALVHGFRGFDPTLRLAGVILNKVGSDRHEAILREALEETGTPVLGVLRRSDAVAAPSRHLGLVPVVERRAEATSAMSALASLIVSSVDLDAVAAAAASAPPLVVEPWSPPTVEVARRPVVAVAGGPAFSFGYTETIELLTAAGADVVTVDPLHDEALPPGAAALVVGGGFPEVYAAELSANRLLRTAVAGLAAAGAPIVAECAGLLWLAQTLDGAPMCGVLPADAEMTGKLTLGYRDAVAISPSWLAPVGTRVTGHEFHRTATTPGFGAAPAWAWRERPAEGFVAGNVHASYLHLHWAGTPEIAERLVAACA; this is translated from the coding sequence GTGGTAGCCACGCCGCGGATCGTGGTGGCGGCGCCGGGCTCCGGCCACGGCAAGACCACCGTCGCCGGCGGGCTGATGGCGGCGTTCACGGCGCGCGGACAAGCCGTGGCCGGCTTCAAGGTCGGCCCGGATTACATCGACCCCGGCTATCACGCGCTGGCCAGCGGCCGGCCCGCGCGCAACCTCGACCCGGTCATGGTCGGCACCGAGCGGATCGCACCGCTGTTCGCGCACGGTGCCGCCGGGGCCGACCTCGCCATCGTCGAGGGCGTGATGGGGCTGTTCGACGGCCGGGCGCACGCCGGTGAGCATGGCTCGACCGCGCAGGTCGCGAAGCTGCTGTCGGCGCCGGTGCTGCTGGTGGTCGACGGTTCCGCGGTCGGTCGCTCGGTCGCCGCGCTGGTGCACGGTTTCCGCGGCTTCGACCCGACGCTGCGGCTGGCCGGGGTGATCCTCAACAAGGTCGGCTCCGACCGGCACGAGGCGATCCTGCGCGAGGCGCTGGAGGAGACCGGCACGCCCGTGCTCGGCGTGCTGCGCCGCAGCGACGCGGTGGCCGCGCCGTCCCGGCATCTTGGCCTGGTGCCCGTCGTGGAACGCCGCGCCGAGGCGACTTCGGCGATGTCCGCGCTGGCTTCGCTGATCGTGTCCAGTGTGGACCTCGACGCCGTCGCGGCGGCCGCCGCTTCCGCGCCGCCTCTCGTGGTCGAGCCGTGGTCGCCGCCAACAGTCGAGGTGGCGCGGCGGCCGGTGGTCGCGGTCGCCGGTGGTCCGGCGTTCAGTTTCGGCTATACGGAGACGATTGAGCTGCTGACGGCGGCCGGCGCGGATGTCGTCACCGTTGACCCGCTGCACGACGAGGCCCTGCCGCCCGGTGCCGCGGCGCTGGTGGTCGGCGGCGGTTTCCCCGAGGTGTATGCGGCCGAGCTCTCAGCCAACCGGTTGCTGCGGACGGCGGTGGCGGGCCTGGCGGCGGCCGGTGCCCCGATCGTGGCCGAGTGCGCCGGCCTGCTCTGGCTGGCCCAGACGCTCGACGGCGCGCCGATGTGCGGCGTGCTGCCCGCCGACGCGGAGATGACGGGCAAGCTCACCCTCGGCTACCGCGACGCGGTGGCGATCTCACCGAGTTGGCTGGCGCCGGTCGGCACCCGGGTCACCGGGCACGAGTTCCACCGGACGGCGACCACCCCCGGTTTCGGCGCGGCGCCGGCGTGGGCCTGGCGCGAGCGGCCGGCCGAAGGCTTCGTGGCGGGCAACGTGCACGCCTCCTATCTGCACCTGCACTGGGCGGGGACGCCCGAGATCGCGGAACGGCTGGTGGCGGCATGCGCCTGA
- the cobF gene encoding precorrin-6A synthase (deacetylating) produces MRHLLVIGIGAGDPDQLTIEAVKALGRLDLAILVEKGDEKRELTDLRRHMLREYAPRARVVTVSDPERDRTARAYPNAVDQWRRQRGEAFRDLIRDELRENQIGGFLVWGDPALFDSTIGSLEEIDGVDFSYAVIPGISSVSALAARHRIGLNRVGRAVQITTGRRLAAHGIPDGVDDLVVMLDARNAYQQIDDDVDIYWGAYLGTPDEILVRGKLTDTKDDIDGVRAAARTRKGWIMDTYLLRRRDQ; encoded by the coding sequence ATGCGCCACCTGCTCGTCATTGGAATCGGCGCCGGCGATCCTGACCAGCTCACCATCGAAGCTGTCAAGGCATTGGGCCGGCTCGATCTCGCCATCCTGGTGGAAAAGGGCGACGAGAAACGGGAATTGACCGACCTGCGAAGGCACATGCTCCGGGAGTACGCGCCGCGAGCGCGCGTGGTAACCGTCAGCGACCCGGAGCGCGACCGCACCGCTCGCGCCTACCCCAATGCCGTCGACCAGTGGCGCAGGCAACGGGGCGAAGCATTCCGCGATCTGATCCGCGACGAACTCCGCGAGAACCAGATCGGCGGCTTCCTGGTCTGGGGCGACCCGGCGCTCTTCGACAGCACGATCGGCTCGCTGGAAGAGATCGACGGCGTCGACTTCAGCTACGCCGTCATACCCGGCATCAGCAGTGTCAGCGCGCTCGCCGCTCGGCACCGGATCGGGCTCAACCGCGTCGGCCGGGCCGTCCAGATCACCACCGGCCGCCGGCTCGCCGCGCACGGCATCCCGGACGGCGTCGACGACCTGGTCGTCATGCTCGACGCCCGAAACGCCTACCAGCAGATCGACGACGACGTCGACATCTACTGGGGCGCCTACCTGGGCACACCCGACGAGATCCTGGTGAGGGGCAAACTCACCGACACCAAAGACGACATCGACGGTGTACGCGCCGCAGCCCGCACCCGCAAAGGCTGGATCATGGACACCTACCTGCTCCGCCGCCGAGACCAGTGA